DNA from Gadus chalcogrammus isolate NIFS_2021 chromosome 11, NIFS_Gcha_1.0, whole genome shotgun sequence:
GTGCATGCACAACCCATTTGCACTGGTACAAACACATGAACGCCGGGACCAATTCACACCTCACAAAGCCTTCATGCGATTTGAAACGTTGATGAAAGAAGACTCTGTGTTGGCCCTGTCATGCAAACCacagcaccctcctcccctcgctGGCGTCTGGTATTACATGACCGGCCaggcctccccctctctttcaggGTCCCTCCTAGCCCCCGCTCAGGTTTAGGTTACCCTCCAGAAGCTGGGATCTTCAAAACAAGCTTAAGGTCAGGGTGGGAGGTCAACgtccttactctctctctccctctctctctcactcactcccgcTCTCTATGCATTCGTTTACCCAGGAGTATCCTGGAGATATTTAAATAATACACGAGAGATACGTGACAGCACTCAGAACTAATGCTCTAATACCCGTGGCATCAGTTGTGGCTGCACGGGGAAGTATTTTCTGTGGAAAGATAAttcattgtttttattagtcACTTGGTCCACTGTTTTAGATTAAGGAAATCCTCTTTTTACGGAAATCTGTTGAGAATTCCAGGCTCTACAGGGATGGGGAGCCCCCTTAAACAAACACGTTGACACACGAAGCAAGATGACAATGAATAACCCATAATAAAAATTACAACCCAATAATATTATTGCGTTGACAAGATAGTTGGACCGAGAAAACAATTGAGAGATCCGATACAAAAACAGGCAGGAATGTTCAAAAACATTGTAAGACAGACGTATTTCTATGGATGTCTATATATGGTGGTATTGTATTGCTAGTAGAGTGCTCATTTGTAAAAAAATTCGTTGAGATTCTTTTACTCTCTGAACTGCGCTTCATTGCCACCGGTTTGTTATTTTGGACTTCGACCATAAATCTACTGGAAGTCacatgcgttggcacacactcAGGTCTGCAAGTTCTTAACGTCcccaactctccctctccctcctataAAAAAAGTGGCAGAGACCTTACAGTGTGTCACTGGGCGGAAAGAACGGCCACTGTAAATATTGGTCGAAAAAAGGGAAAGACCCCAACAGTCATGAGCAGCTTTCTTCTAATTGTCTTCTTAACTGGCCAGAGAGACAACAAGACCTTTGACCTTGGCGTGAACCCGCGACTCCTCCCTCATGAGTTTCAGCAGGTTGGCTAGAACAATAAACCACAAGCCTCCTCCACACAGAGCCTATTGATTGGACAGAGGCAGGGAGCCTCCTGCTCCGTCCAGCGCTCTGCAGTCTCAGTTTAATATCTCTCCCTCGAGATATCAGGATTCAGGATGTAAGATCAGGtcaaaatgtgttcaagcaTAGCAGACATACTTGACAAAGTGGGAGCCAGCatgacgatgtgtgtgtgtgtgtgtgtgtgtgcgtgtgtgcgcgctcttACACATCACAGACATCTTTGATTATGTGCCTCCATGTAAACGCTTGTGTATTGCCTACTAAAATATGTGTAATGTATTTGTGAATCTGTAAACACAACCACCAAGTCTCCTCCCACATGCTCCAATGTGAGGTAAGCTGGAGCAGCAAAAGGTGTTTCAGCGAACTACACACTGTTGGATGAGAATGGAGAGTTTGTGAGAGGTGGGGACTGCCAGGCTAAACAAACAGGGCTGCGGGCAGTCagagacacaatcacacaaactcagacataCAGAGAGCCAAGAACAttctggaggagagaagagaggaaataTTAGAatgagagaacgagggaggattgagtggagagaggggagggagagagagaatgggggcGAGAGAGCAGGCGGTGCGGGTGGGCCCGCATGCATGCAGGCTTTGGGAGATCCAGAGGAAGAGAAAACCCTCCGACAGCTTTCTTCCACTGGCTCTCCATTCTCTTATTCACAGGGCACCCAGGCAAACACGGCCCCACCCAAAATGACCAGTGTGATTggagttattttttattaaccCACCTGTCGAACAGTGTAAACATTCCATATGATTCTTGGAATTCCCTTTTGTCATAATTTACAAGTCCCTATCCAAACAttagccaaacacacacacacacacacacacattgagtccatgtcactgacacacaaacacgagatTGGGTGGGGAAAGGAAAATCATTCAAActatagtgtgtgagtgtgtgtgtgtgtgtgtgtgtgtgtgtgtgtgtgtgcatgaacatcAGCGGTTGCAACTGTACGGCCCGTCAATGTTTGACACAGTTAGTCCTACAGATCTCCTGTTATTGTTGGCTTTCAGCGCTGTTTGGGCAGGGGTCTGACTCTGctctgtccctctatctctccccttctctttcactcactccaTCCATCAGTCAGAGCACCagttccctttctcctctcctcattctACCATACACATGCATTTACAACTTGGCCCACACAGCCTCACTAATCACTATTTATAACAGGGAAGGCAGCCTCGCCTCACATGCTCTATTTCAGGAGGGCAATCTTCAATCACAGGGGCTGACAGGTTCTCAGTGATGCTGGAACAATACAGCCGAGGGGCTGTTTGTCTCCGGCCAGGCCGGCTCTCTTAacacaagaaaaaaaatatcagaagtaaaaaagttaattttaagATGACCTTCAGTATAGCTTTTGTAGGCCCTCGTCTTTAGGATACATTCTCACCAGGGGAGAATAAACAAAACTAACTTTACGCGTCGGGGTGATTTCCTATCGTCGGTATCTTGACTTGGACGGGGGCCAGCGCTCTGGCAGGGCTGTACTCAGCCGGTGGAAGATAGCCATCTAGAGCTATTCCAACTCTTTGTCTCTGACTTCATAACTTTACAGTAAAGGGGACTTTGTTTCggctcccacccacccactctaTTTAGTCTTTAGCTAAAAATAATTTTCTTTTTGAATGAAGGATTGCTTTGTGAGCCTGAGTGGAATGGGAAGATAGTAAAGACAGAagatacagggagagaggagggggggggggcaggttgaGGAGAACCTGATACTGTTATCTACGGAGTAGTAATGGCTCTCAGAGTATTTATGGTACCTAATGGTGTGCGTCATCTGCATCCAACTGTGAACAGTAAATTAAGAGTTTAGAGGGGAATCCAAATTCTACACCATTATGAGTCCGCCTGGAAAAGAAGCAGCCAATACAACACTTATAAACGTAGAGCTGAACTGCAGACTTAATACATCTGTTCTCGACCCATGGAGGAAAAGGATTTTTTGTGTTAACATAAATTTCATTtaggtgtgtgtgatgacccTCAGGCTACACGAGTCAGAATCAGCGGCAGATGTGATCTGCCCGTTGCACACACCACCAGCGAGCTACGAGCTGGTCAAACTCTCCTAATGTGTTCCAAACATGGCTTAAATTGAGCTTTTGTGTCCTAACAGAGAGCAGAGGCCCTGCTATGGTGGGAGGGAACCCCTTTTAACCTTTTGGACTCTCAGGTCCGGACCTGTGCTCCAACAGAGCTTAACACCATAATTCACCACCTCTCAGCACCCAGCACTGCTTTTGTCCCTTCCAGCCATCCACCACCCAAACAGCCCTCTGTGCATTGCATTCCCCCTGCCACaactacatcacacacacacacacacacacacacacactgtagaacccccccccccccatacacacacacacatccattccACTGCCAGCTCTCAATTAAAAAACATGGAAAAAAACTGTCCCTTTCTGACCCCCTTCCGGACATGACTGTTTCCACTAAACACGCACCAGGAAACACACCCGGTCACCCCTGCTCTGCTCCTATTTTAGTCAGAGCCGGTCCAgagcctcccctcccctcccgtgtTTTTGAAAGATATGGTGGGCCTTCTGTGATTTACACACACGACCCAATCATAGATTCAAGGGTTTACAAATCCTAACTGAATTGATAAAAGACAATTGAAACAACATAATAGTAAAGACCAAACGTCAGATcattaaatatacatttattacaaatatttagCAAGGGAAGCATGATGAGGACCGCAGCGAGGAAGAAGGCGGGACGTCCAGCGGTGTCAGAACTCCTCCTGGTTGCTGCGCGAGTCTCGGAGCAGCGTGAGCGCGGAGAGGACCTCGTCCGTCGGCCTCCTGCCCAGCTGCTGCCCAGCTCGGGTCCTCACACTGACCGACTCGCTCACACACTCCTTCTCCCCCACCACTgtgaacgaacacacacacatacacacattgttTCCTTATTAAAGTACAACATGTAGTCCTAGAACAGGACTAGCCTTGAATGATGTTTGAATATATTAGTAAATCACAACTGCAGCAGCACGTGCCCTCCCTCCACTACATGAAGAGCCCATCTTCTTACCAAATATGTAGTTGTACTGGGCCAACTGGGCTGAGCGGACTTTCTTGCTTAAGGTCGCTCCGTGCTCTTCGTTCAACTCGGCCATGAAGCCAGCTTCATGGAATCGCTGAACCACCTTAAGAATAAAAACAAGTAGTTCCCCAAGTGAGAATCAAATGTGGTACACAGGTCCGGGCTGCTGGCACCAGCCCATCCACTAGCATCATATTCTGGATAAAAAACAGCCCTTCAGACTGTGTGCATTGTACATGATTCAAAGACTGACCTGCTGGGCATATGACTCACAACCGCCCCCTACGGGAATAACCATGACCTGCGCCGGAGACAACCACAGCGgcctgggagagagggaaggcagacacaggcagacGGGTTACAATAATACAGCTGGCCCAGGATCAGCGGCGTGACAAAAGCTTTAATTATAATGCAGTCTTGTCACCATTTCCCTCCAAAGTTCTCTGCCAGGATAGCGATCATTCTCTCCAGGGAGCCCAGCACTGCTCGGTGCACCATCACGGGCCTGTGGCTCTGTCCGTCTGACCTGGGCcagccaaaacaacaacagcagcagcaggtgggtGAGAACAGAGCGGGGCTGGAGCTCTGCTGAGATCGGATCAACGGGAGtgcagggaacacacacacacactcggctgGTGTTGAGTCACGAATCATATCAAGGAGAGAACTAATCTCTTCCCAAATCGAGTTGGAGCCAAGCAGCATTTAGCCTGTTCCCAGCGCAATTATTCCACTTCAAACAGAACATGCACGGAGACGGGCCCAAAGACATGCATgaatatacataaatacaaacacacagcgtCTCCTCACCACCAAACACATTTGGGTGCGGGCGATGCAGATTAACAAGAGATATGGGAGGGAAATCAAGGGTATTCCCCTtcactcacactgacacacacacacacacacacacacacgtttgaggGACTCACCCGACATACTGAAGATCAAATCGGATTGGCAGCTGGAAGTCCAGTTGGATGGTTGCACACTGGTGCTGTCGGCCAATGGCGTCTTTGATCAGGATATCAATCTAAGGGAGGGATGGGTGGGTCAAAAATGGGCAAAGAAAGCACACACAGATCAGACTGTTTTCTTAGTCCAACCGTTTCAAAATTGAAATGAAGCGGGAGGACGTAGCGCCAGCAGAGCAGGGCGAGATGGCGTTGAAGAATGTCGGTGTGTTTAATTAGAGCAGGGTATGcgtgtccaccccccccccagtgctgaACCACAGAGCCTCCCTGAGGTGTGGGGACCAGGACCTCGGCTGAAATGGCCACAAAGCGTCCTTCAATACAAGTCGATTGTGTTTGTCCGTGTCAGTCGATAAGAAAACGATTAGGGTATGAACCCTTGAAACAACTTAGTGCATGGTTTCCAGACTGCAACTATTTGAATATTGGTCAAAGTGCAGAGGTCATTCCGTGAATGCTCCAGCGACCACACATTACACCAGAGAACAACAACACTGCTCAGCGCGGCTCAAGGCTAATCAGAGCATCAGCAGGAGCAGGGGCGAGGGGACCGACCTTTGGTCCGTAGAAGGCTCCGTCTCCTGGGTTCTGCTCCCAGCGCTCTCCAAACTGCTGCAGACTgctctgcagctgctgctcaggtagagagacacagacagacacaggcgtGGGACAGAAGCATAGATCAATACCTGGCTGGGAATTCAGTGCTCCCTACCATACCAGGGAGTATCCATCTATACGTTACACAACAGCAGCCCATAACTCAAGTGAGGACAAGGCTAGAGCTATCCATCTTCCACACCAATGTCGTGTGTCATTAGTAAACTGGTATTCTACCCCGATGTGACCCATGGTTTActatacatacacactaacaccgCCGTTCACCTCCCTCCCACAGCCCCACATTCCTGAGGATGTCATcccctacgtgtgtgtgtgtgtgcgcgtgcgtgtaccTGCTCAGCAGTGTCCCAGAGTTGCGGCTCCCCCAGGCACGGCGTGGGCCGTGTGGACAGCAGGCAGTGGAAGGAGAACCCAAACACCCGGTACACACTCCGCACAAACTCCAAACACGCCACGATCTCCCCCTCCAGCTAAGGACAGGAAGCCCGGGTATAAACATTTCCCCTAGCGACCAGCGACAACAGAGAAGGTACCAAACCACAAGGCAGGGGGTTTGAGCAGATGCAACTCCACACAGTGCAGTCCTCTTTCCTGCAGGGCCCGGGAACGGCTTGGGTAATTGCGTCACGTCCTTTCAGAGGTAAGCATGTCAAGGGGGGGCATGCGAGCGCTTATGCTGAGTCAATGGGAGTCTTATGAGAGGTTGGAGGAACGCAATCAAGGGTCATgagtctctccccctccccccagccagCTGCCTTGGGCCCAGGATTACACATGGCAGTGATGGAAGTCCTGGTTATGCTCTGTATTTTAGTCTCATTATGGCATTAGGCCACTCGATCGGCGGGTATTCTTTAAACAGCGTGTGTTTGAgttaagagacacacacacacacacacacacacacggcagaggGGAATCGGGGAAGGATTTTTACTTCTGTGCGACTGTACCTGCTCAGGTGTGCAGAAGATGTGGGCGTCGTCCTGGCAGAACCGCCGGACCCGGGTGAGCCCCCCCAGGGCGCCGGACAGCTCGTTGCGGTGCAGGGCGCCGAAGTCGGCCCAGCGCAGGGGCAGCTCCCGCCACGAGCGCACACGCTGCTCGAACATCAGACTGGAGgcaaggggagagaggacacCACGGGAAGAGGAGGACCGCATTAATACCACAGGCAGTTAGGGGGGAATAACAACTGAAGAGAAATGAGaagcaaacaataaataatacatagagAAAATGCATACACAGAAAATATACCCACATCAAAGTGTgcgagggtgtgtgcgtgcgtttgtgtgtgcacccgTGCGTTTATTCACCAGTGTGCGGGGCAGTTCATGGGCTTCAGGGCGTAGGTCTGCGTGCCCTCCGACACCACGGTGAACATGTTCTCGCTGTAGTGCTCCCAGTGGCCCGAGCGCTCCCACAATGCAGTGCTGTACAGGGTGGGGGTCACGACCTCGTGGAAGCCCCGCTTACGGTACTCGCTCTAGGTAAGTGTGGAGAGTGGTCAGTTGTCAGGGAAGGTGTTGGGATGGCTAAAGGTCAGACAGTCCTAGGACAGGACCAGGTTAAGCAGCGCTATAACCTGGCTAAACGCCATGTTTACATGTGCTGGTGCACAAGCAAGCAGACTGCACATATTTATGTGTGATGTTGTAATTACTTTGACAGCTTCGCTCCCGGGACACTAGTGTAAACCACAAACTTCCGTCCTACTTTTGGGGGAAATTCCCAATGCCACATGCTGGAGTGAAAACACATAGGGTAGTGTGTGTACCTTTATGAAGTCGGTCAGAGTGTTGTAGATGTGAGCTCCCTTGGGCAGGAAGAAACAGCTGCCTGGACTGACATCATTAAAGAAGAAAAGCTCCTGGTCCTGAAGAGAACACATTAAAGTAGACCCCAATTACACTGTTAACAGTGTTTACTCACTTACCAAACACATTAAAGTAAACCCCTATTACTCCGTTACCAGTATTTACTCACTTACCAAAGACATCAAAGCAAACCCTTATTACTAGTATTTACTCACTTACCAAAGACATCAAAGTAAACCCTTATTACTAGTATTTACTCACTTACCAAAGACATCAAAGTAAACCCTTATTACTAGTATTTACTCACTTACCAAAGACATCAAAGTAAACCCTTATTACTAGTATTTactaggggtgtgccaaataatcgtcatgacgatgcatcgcgattctaattttcacgatctactgcatcgattgttgacgccaagaatcgattattaatttaaaaaaatgaataattatatatatttttataaagcctattcactttttttggcatcagtttgtcctcttatgttgatgaaatgatattgttgttataatggcagctacttccaaaaggggaaatgtttgaatgttttcatttcattggtttaaaggaccactgaggccatgtaaacggcactgattatccttatttagttattttaagttttatagatccttagcacttcttgtcagtgtatccagtaatagtcgtttcaataaatacagctacgtatgaattgagttgctttgagttatcaattgaacacactatccagatcatacacagccagtcagccactggtaatggcttaatttttttttaacagtgttcagggaaaattcgcaatgcatcgcaataattcaagtatcgcgatgcatcgtgatagaatcgcatcgtggcatgtgaatcgtgatacgaatcgaatcgtgacttctttggcaatacccacCCCTAGTATTTACTCACTTACCCAACACATAAAGGTAAACCCTTATTACTAGTATTTACTCACTTACCCAACACATAAAGGTAAACCCTTATTACTAGTATTTACTCACTTACCAAACAGATTGAAGTAAACCCCTATTACTCTGTTACCAGTGTTTACTCACTTAACACTTTTAGATATGTCCCTACAGAGGTAGGGACGACATACAgcggggatcaaacccagaactttTCAGCTGGGAATCACACCCAGATCACCAGAATACACACCCTTCTAATGAACTGTGAATGAGGCCCactcccatttctacccctttcccttccccctcccccttgttttgaaggggtaaggggtagaaatgggagtGGGCCTGAGTCCAGTATCCGCCAGAGGGTTAGGGGCTCCTCCTCTTACCTTACCGATGCGTCGGTGGTCTCTCTTGCGGgactcctcctgctcccgctcccacgcctcccgctccttctcccCGGGGAACGCCACGCCCAGGAGACGCATCACACCGGAACTCTGCGTCTGATTGGCCAACGTTACAGGGGACACCTGCATGTGCAAGACGTGAAGAGACAAACAATTGGATTAGTTATGCAATATTTTCCTTCAGGCAAACCGTGAAACTCCACCTGGTGTTGCACGGACAATACCTTTTTTTTAGATTGACGCAAAATTGACATATCTTGTTCAGTTATCCCTGAGCTTAATCTCTAACTGGATCTATTTGGTATTCCAAGAATTAATAGTAGCTTATGATGACACTTTGTAAACAAGGCCAAAGTCTTAGAGGAGTTCCTAGGGAACATTTCCTTAACATGTTTGTTGTAAACAAGACAGACTACATGGGGAGGCTTGGATGGGGGGGTTGAGGAAGTAACAACATCCTTGGTAGAGTTAACAAACACAAGAGGAGGGGAAGGTTGATAGAGACATACAGAAATGTCCACTTTCTCTTCTGGGAAAGAACTACCTCACTAAGCGCAGCAGCGAGCCCAAGCGAAGGTGTTTGCTACAGCCTCCAACAGGAAGCAGGCCTCTGACAAACATCCTGTGGCCGTTTCCAGCCAACATGCTACGGTGACCCAGTTACCCTCCCACTCTGCGGCTCCATCAGCTGCATGTGGAACATTCCACCGGCCCGCATGTTGAAGTTCACAAGTAGCCCATGAATTTAGGGTTAAGCACACTTGACCCTTACATCTAAATATATCGCTCATGGAATGGTTTGGAACTTTAACCACGGTAGAAACACACCTGGAGCATCTTGAAAACCTTGAGGACGCCCGTGTTGGGCAGTAGAGGCCCATCACACAGGCCCAGGCTGTCCCCACACctggagggaaggagaagacCTTTTAGCTCCGTTAGGTGGAGTTCAACAGAtactataaaaaatatatatataaagagaaacacagacagacagaaagacagagagagataacctGTAAACAGTCAGAGTCTGCCCATCCATGTGCTCCTCCATAAGCTGCAGTCTCAGCTTGCTGTCCTATTAAAAAGCAGcacaaacaaaagcacacaaagGACCAACCCATCAGTACAGTGCTCAGCAGTAGCAAAGGCACACCTTTGACAGGAAGCATTCTTAGACAGTGCGCAACCCCACTGCCAATGGCAATTATCAAAAAGTATACAATACGTGTAACCACTCATTTACAAGCTGCAACAGGCATGGTGCCGGGGAAAAATCACTGTCAAGGCTGGCAAGGAAGGGGATTCACTGAGAAGCAGTTCATACAGCGACTGACAATTAATTGTGATGAATTAACAGGGGTATGGGCTatgataacccccactacgagtctcattgtggaaataccagagacgagagtctgacgtgttatgcgccataacaccaacagcagaacggttatccaaataacaaggaagtgtacaacacttgcgttacagtcctggagctatatatctaaatgatatcatataatacatagatatctataatacatattatcacgtccaaaagctgtgtgcgcctccagacgatgttatgaatcacaaacgactttgtcgggttctccgacgtctctggttcttccacatcaatctgaagtagactgaaccgcgcgctgcccgctgccgggcagtGGTACtttgcggcggtggtgcctcgcggcaaccggcggcaggcagcatgtcgcagttcatgtacttcagggagtcaaagccaaagttcctttcccccccaattccttctcaaccatggctgagataaccccaactacagtctcgttgtggaaatacaagaaacgtcaaagaaccgacgtgttatgcgccctAAAATTATGTTATGACTGGAAAACATTACTAAATTACTTAATTTCTTGCAAGGAAAGGCTGAAGGAAAACGGTGGCAAACACAGATTTGCGCATGTTTTTGGTATATGTTCCTAATAGAGcgcgattcacacacacacttgagttcTGACCTGGAAGAGCTGCTCGACGGCGCGTGTGTTCAGCTGCAGCGTGGACAGGGGCAGCTTGCCGCGGGCCGCCTCCTTGCACCTCTCTTCCACATCCCTCAGAGATAGGCTTCTGAGGCAGCCGGCAAGTTAGGAGACAACaacaaggtcaaaggtcaaggacCTCAAGAAGAGTCCTctgaatggaaaaaaaacacgttaCGGACCGCtttgagggtggagggggttgaggGTTAAGAGATCAAGCAGAGGTCGAGTCCCCAGTAAAGCCTTTGTCTACCTTCTTGTGGTCTCAGAGCAGCAGTACAAAAACATTCCAGTAATGTGCTCATTCACTAAGTGAAATTTAAAAAACGAAATGCATTAACACCTGCTAAATACCATATTGTGCATAAACAGCCTTACCCTGTGTCCAGCAGGTGATCGCAGTAGAGCCCAGAGTCAGACACTCCTTCTCTGCAAAGCTCCGCCCCAAATGCCCCCTCAAGCACCCcgcacagaacacacactgctGTCCTCCATGCAGTCTATCAAAACAGAAGCAACATTTACAAAAGTTAAGGcattaacaaaaacaaaataaaggaaTTGACGTTTCATGAGATTGGAGAAACAGGAATAtcacacaaagaaaataaaatattaatgttTAATAACGATGCCTTTTTGCCCTCTATGGTGTCAAATCCCAGAAGCTCCAGCTGACAGTCGTCCTCTAGGGGGCGCAGAAGTTCCCACAGCACACCGTTCACCTTGCTCACCAGAGGTCCTTTCACACTACAGGGGGAACACATACATGACAAACGATGAAGAAACAATCACCAGAAAGACAATTGTGGCGAGACCATTGTTTTCACACCTTACCGGGCCCTTTGAGACACTAAAAGGGGCGTGGTCACCCCAGCTCTTCCTTCTAGGGTCCTGCCATCAGCTAGACTGACAGTGATGAGCCCGTCTGAGGCCACCTCTTTCCGCCTATTGTGCACATCCCTGAAGGACTCAAACACCCGCAGTCGCTCAGACAGAGCATCGGACGCCTGCAGAGGGAGAATGCACAGAAGGGGCAGGGCGTGGGAAAGAAGTGTGAGTCAATACAATTCAAGGTACCTCACTACTGGACATATATTTTACAGACAAATCCGAAAAAGAAAGGAAGGATCAATTATGGAGGTAGGTCGGTAGTAAGGTGTAAgcatattaaaatgtatatgtatGATACACCctgaaatcacacacacacctgcattttCTGAACCCAAATACAAAtgaacaataataaaaacaaaaaacagcatAACAAAAGTAACTAAGCAAAATACCCAGAAATTGAAATAAATTTGAAAGTTGGCTTTTTGATAACTTATCGCAAGCGCTACAGTAAATAACTTTTATTTGTAAAGCCTCATCCCTGTACCCAACACATCCATGATACCATCCACTGCTAGCATTAGCTATTGTACAACACTCGCCGCCAGAGCATGCTTGCACACCTTGTTGTAGCGCCTATGCGGGCCAAATGTGCGTAAAGATGACCGACAAAGACTCAGAGATCGACTTAAGAGCAGTGACACCCCCATTCTGAAACACAGCATTCACCGGTAGTCTCTACTGTAACATGTTACACCACGGTCTCCTCTACTGCAAGCGGCCATAACACCGGAAGAGTGAGCGACACACACGATGAACTTGATTGGCCACAGAGGAAGCGCGCGCACAAGTAAAACGTTGAGTGCGTGCACGTTCACGAGCATGTCTAAGCGCGTAAACGAATAGCAAACACAGAGGTCTTGGAAGATGCTCGTGCCCCGGGGCCAGACGGACG
Protein-coding regions in this window:
- the tars2 gene encoding threonine--tRNA ligase 1, cytoplasmic encodes the protein MLCFRMGVSLLLSRSLSLCRSSLRTFGPHRRYNKASDALSERLRVFESFRDVHNRRKEVASDGLITVSLADGRTLEGRAGVTTPLLVSQRARVKGPLVSKVNGVLWELLRPLEDDCQLELLGFDTIEGKKTAWRTAVCVLCGVLEGAFGAELCREGVSDSGLYCDHLLDTGSLSLRDVEERCKEAARGKLPLSTLQLNTRAVEQLFQDSKLRLQLMEEHMDGQTLTVYRCGDSLGLCDGPLLPNTGVLKVFKMLQVSPVTLANQTQSSGVMRLLGVAFPGEKEREAWEREQEESRKRDHRRIGKDQELFFFNDVSPGSCFFLPKGAHIYNTLTDFIKSEYRKRGFHEVVTPTLYSTALWERSGHWEHYSENMFTVVSEGTQTYALKPMNCPAHCLMFEQRVRSWRELPLRWADFGALHRNELSGALGGLTRVRRFCQDDAHIFCTPEQLEGEIVACLEFVRSVYRVFGFSFHCLLSTRPTPCLGEPQLWDTAEQQLQSSLQQFGERWEQNPGDGAFYGPKIDILIKDAIGRQHQCATIQLDFQLPIRFDLQYVGSDGQSHRPVMVHRAVLGSLERMIAILAENFGGKWPLWLSPAQVMVIPVGGGCESYAQQVVQRFHEAGFMAELNEEHGATLSKKVRSAQLAQYNYIFVVGEKECVSESVSVRTRAGQQLGRRPTDEVLSALTLLRDSRSNQEEF